Below is a window of Myxococcales bacterium DNA.
AGGCGCTGGCCGCTGATTGCAGCTACGACGAGGAGTGCCTCGATACGGCGTACTGCGACACGACCTGTGTCGCGAAGAAGCCGCTGGGCGCAGCTTGCACCGATGACTTCTCGGGACAAGAGTGCATCGACGGCGCTTGCGAAGCTCAAAAGTGCGCGCAGGACAGCAACTCGACCTTGGGGTACTTCTGCGGCGGCTGAGGCGGCGGGCGCGGAAGGCTCGCGAGCAGGGGTCTTGATGGGCGGCGCGGTGGAAGAGTCATTGCCGCCGCCTCCGACTGCCCCGACAATCCGGCGGTGCCCCGGGTCGTCTTCGAAGGCAATGCAATCGGACGCGAGAAGTCCCTGGAGCTCGCGGGTCCGGCCGAGCTCGTGGACATCTGCGACGAGCTCCTGGCGCCGGTCCCATTCTCTTGTCGTTCGGCCAGCTGCGGCACCTGTCAGGTGGAAATAGTCGAGGGCGCCGAGTTGCTCGAGCCTCCCGGCGAGGTGGAGGCGGAGCTGCTCGGCATCTTGGGTGGCCCCGAGCACAATCGACTGGCGTGCCAGGCACGCGTGCGCGGCGGACCGGGTTTGATCCGACTCAAGCCGGTGGGGTCGTGATTCAGATCCTCAAGCGTCGTGCCATGAGCCGGGCCGCGACCGAGTAGGCGACGACGACGTACACGAACAGAACGCCGAGGTGGAGCGCGGTGCCCGTATCAGGCGCGCCCCGGACCAGCGCCCGCGAAATGGCGACCACGTGGGTCAAGGGTAGGAGCTGCGCCAGGGAATTGGCCCAAGCCGGCACGTCGTCCAGTGGGAAGAACACCCCGCTGAACAGGAACATCGGCGCCACCAGCAGCGTGAAGTAGTAGTTGAAGAACTCGTAGCTCTTGGAGATCGCGGTCATCGACAGCGCCATCGAATAGAACATCAGCCCAGCCACGAACCCGAGGGGGATGGTCGCGAGCGCGAGCCACGAGTGGACCAGCCCGAACGCCGTCACCACCGTGAGCACGATGCTGGCGCCGAACATGCTCTTCAGGCCGCCCCAGATCGCTTCGCCGGCGACAATCTCCGGGACCGTGACGGGCGTGGCCATGATCGCGTCGAAGGTGCCCTGGGTAGTGAGGCGGGTGTAAGCCCCGAACGTCCCCTCGAAGGTCGCGGTGTACATGACCGTGGAGACGACCAACCCTGGCGCGAGAAACTCCGCGTAGCTCTGGCCGTTGATGGGTGGCACGACGCGACCGAGCCCGTAGCCCAGCGCGACCAGATAGAGCAGCGGCTCCCCGAAGTTCCCGACGGCGCTGGCGGCGGCATAACGTCGCCACACGATCAGGTTGCGGGCCGCGACCTCCCTCGCGCCGTGGAAGAAGCTGGTGCCGGCGCGGCTCATTCTTCCAGCTCCCGTCCCGTGAGCCGAAGGAACACGTCTTCCAGGCTGGCGTTTCGGAGGTGATAACGCGCCCCCGCGCTGCGCGCGCGCTCCACCAGCCCCTCGGCGAGCTCGCTCTTCTTCCCCAGAAAGACCGCCAAGATGTCGCCGGTGTGTTCGTGCACGGCGCCGTCGAGGTCCAGGCCTTCCAAAAACTCGCGCGCTTCCGCGGCCGAGGCGCCAAGCTCGAACACGTCTTTACCGACGTGCTCCTCGATCAACTCCCGCGGCGCGCCCTGGGCCAGGATCTTTCCGTGATCCATGATCAGCAGGCGGTCACACAGACGCTCCGCCTCGTCCATGTAGTGGGTGGTCAAGACCATCGTCACCCCGCGTGTCTTCAGCTCCCGCAGCTTCTGCCAGATGAGGTGCCGCGCCTGCGGGTCGAGGCCGGTGGTGGGTTCGTCGAGCAGGAGCAGCTCGGGATCGTTGATCAGCGCGCGGGCGATCACCAACCGGCGTTTCATGCCGCCGGAGAGCTCGGGCACCGGCTGGTTGCGTTTTTCTCCGAGCGACACGAAGGCGAGCAGCTCATCCGCGCGACGCTCGGTAACCGCCTTGGGTTGCGGGAAATAGCGCCCGTAGACCACGAGGTTCTCCCGGACCTGCAGATCCGGATCGAGGTTGTCGGCTTGTGGGCAGACGCCGAGGCGCGCTCGGATCAGTTTGCCGTCTCGCGCCGGGTTCATGCCCAGCACGCTGAGCTCGCCTTTGCTCGGCAGGCTCGTCGCCTGCAGCATGCGCATCGTGCTGGTCTTGCCGGCGCCGTTCGGTCCGAGGAAACCAAAACACTCCCCGCGCTCGATGCAAAAATCGATGCCGTCGACGGCGGTGAAATCGCCGTAGCGCTTCTCGAGGCGCGAGGCCTCGGCGACGGGATTCGCTGGCATGCGGCGCGCCTATACCACGCGGGGGCGCCTGTTCACGGCACCGAGAGCACGATCTTGCCCACGTTTGCGTTCTGCTCCATGCGCTCGTGCGCCATGCGCGCTTCGGCCAGCGGCATGACGCAGTCGATCACCGGCTTCAGGCTGCCGTCGTCGAAGCGCGGCAGCCAGTTGCGAGCAAAGGTTCGGCTGATCGCCACCTTGTCGGAGACGGGCCGTGAGCGCATCACCAGGCCCAAGATCTGGTAGCGACGCTTCAAGAGCTGCGCGAGGTTCACCTCCGCCATCACACCCCCCAGGACGCCAATCACGACGACCCGCCCGCCGACCGTGAGGCAGCTGGCGTGTTTTTCCCAGTACGTGCCGCCCACGAAGTCCAAGACCACGTCGGCGCCATGCCCGTCGGTCACCTCGCGGACGACGTCGG
It encodes the following:
- a CDS encoding 2Fe-2S iron-sulfur cluster binding domain-containing protein; its protein translation is MPRVVFEGNAIGREKSLELAGPAELVDICDELLAPVPFSCRSASCGTCQVEIVEGAELLEPPGEVEAELLGILGGPEHNRLACQARVRGGPGLIRLKPVGS
- a CDS encoding ABC transporter permease; this translates as MSRAGTSFFHGAREVAARNLIVWRRYAAASAVGNFGEPLLYLVALGYGLGRVVPPINGQSYAEFLAPGLVVSTVMYTATFEGTFGAYTRLTTQGTFDAIMATPVTVPEIVAGEAIWGGLKSMFGASIVLTVVTAFGLVHSWLALATIPLGFVAGLMFYSMALSMTAISKSYEFFNYYFTLLVAPMFLFSGVFFPLDDVPAWANSLAQLLPLTHVVAISRALVRGAPDTGTALHLGVLFVYVVVAYSVAARLMARRLRI
- a CDS encoding ATP-binding cassette domain-containing protein encodes the protein MPANPVAEASRLEKRYGDFTAVDGIDFCIERGECFGFLGPNGAGKTSTMRMLQATSLPSKGELSVLGMNPARDGKLIRARLGVCPQADNLDPDLQVRENLVVYGRYFPQPKAVTERRADELLAFVSLGEKRNQPVPELSGGMKRRLVIARALINDPELLLLDEPTTGLDPQARHLIWQKLRELKTRGVTMVLTTHYMDEAERLCDRLLIMDHGKILAQGAPRELIEEHVGKDVFELGASAAEAREFLEGLDLDGAVHEHTGDILAVFLGKKSELAEGLVERARSAGARYHLRNASLEDVFLRLTGRELEE